One Nicotiana tomentosiformis chromosome 4, ASM39032v3, whole genome shotgun sequence genomic window carries:
- the LOC104099129 gene encoding two-component response regulator ARR17-like — MARNGVFSRRWRAEKMEEFDNLCPSLDSDEVHVLAVDDNLVDRKVIERLLKITTCRVTTVDNGRRALQFLGLDEEETSVGLNGLKVDLIITDYCMPGMTGYELLKKIKGSSLREIPVVIMSSENVLTRIDRCLEEGADDFLLKPVKLSDVKRLKNYIVFSGDQFRREAKTMNKRKLAETSCDDSPTSIDLSSTLSSSLSTDSSTHSTGSSMPTSLVSPTRRLKMSSSQDL; from the exons ATGGCGAGGAACGGAGTATTTTCGCGGCGGTGGAGGGCGGAGAAGATGGAGGAGTTTGATAATTTATGCCCGTCTTTGGATTCTGATGAAGTTCATGTTCTTGCTGTCGATGATAATCTCGTCGACCGGAAAGTTATTGAACGGCTGCTCAAAATCACAACTTGCAGAG TAACCACTGTGGACAATGGGAGGAGAGCTTTGCAATTTCTTGGATTGGATGAAGAGGAGACCTCTGTTGGGTTGAAT GGTTTGAAGGTGGATCTGATAATTACTGATTATTGTATGCCTGGAATGACTGGCTACGAGTTGCTCAAAAAGATTAAG GGCTCATCGCTTAGGGAAATACCTGTTGTGATTATGTCATCTGAAAATGTTTTGACACGAATTGACAG ATGTTTGGAAGAAGGTGCTGATGATTTTCTATTGAAGCCGGTGAAACTGTCAGATGTAAAACGATTAAAGAATTACATAGTGTTCAGCGGAGATCAGTTTAGAAGAGAAGCCAAAACAATGAACAAAAGAAAGTTGGCAGAAACATCTTGTGATGATTCGCCTACTTCAATTGACCTCTCATcaactctttcatcgtctcttTCTACTGATTCATCCACACATTCCACTGGTTCATCCATGCCAACATCACTAGTTTCACCAACAAGACGACTCAAAATGAGCAGCAGCCAAGATTTGTAA
- the LOC138909635 gene encoding uncharacterized protein, with translation MFVTDYEARFSELSHHALMILPTDAKRVLRFIAGLHYGIEVTMDREVEMRIHYEQVVEIVRRIEGIRNQGQLYTTGEKRPYSAPPPSRCAPVRPFFSAIPESSYRPPAIQGSSSGYSGPQGFGEKAVQQGHHPKITTPATAPVIRPARGAGQVGRGRPRARGQSGGAPARFYVFPVRPDAVASYVVITCIISVCSRDASILFYPGSTHSYVSSLFSHYLDVSRESLGALVYVSTPVGDSIIMDRIYRSCIVTFCGYETRADLLLLGMTNFEVILGMDWLSSYHAILYCHAKTVTLAIPEFSRLEWRGSSISASSWVISFLKVRHIVEEGMPLDCDIDFSIDLAPGTRPISIPPYRMNPQELKEQHEELLEKGFVRPSVSPWGAPVLFVKKKNGSMWMFIDYRQLNKVTIKNNMEKHEQHLRVMLQTLWEQKLYAKFSKCEFWLDSVTFLLHVASGEGIKEGETIQEMYTRFTTLTNELKSLRRSIPKEDRVEKILTRVLPVTWESKITAI, from the exons ATGtttgtgaccgattatgaggccaggttctctgagttgtcccaccatgcacttatgatacttcccacCGATGCAAAGAGAGTGCTGAGATTTATTGCGGGCTTGCATTATGGTATTGAGGTTACTATGGACCGAGAGGTGGAGATGAGGATTCATTacgagcaggttgtggagatagtTCGGCGGATTGAGGGTATCCGCAACCAGGGCCAATTGTATACGACGGGGGAGAAGAGGCCTTATTCAGCACCACCGCCTTCTCGGTGTGCACCAGTGCGACCCTTTTTTAGTGCTattccagagagctcctaccgtccgccagctattcagggttcttccagcgggtattcaggtccccagg GATTCGGGGaaaaggcagtgcagcagggccaTCATCCCAAGATCACTACACCAGCTACTGCACCGGTCATCCGACCTGCTAGAGGCgcagggcaggtgggtaggggtcgccctagagctagaggccagtcaggtggcgctccagctaggttctatgttTTTCCAgtcagaccagatgcagtagcctcatatgtcgtgatcacatgtattatttctgtctgcagtAGAGATGCCTCAATACTATTTTATCCAGGGTCTACACATTCAtatgtttcttctctattttctcattatctggatgtctctcgtgagtccttgggtgctcttgtatatgtgtccacgccagtgggcGATTCCATTATTATGGATCGAATTTACCGGTCCTGTAttgtgactttctgtggttatgagaccagagcaGATCTTCTGTTACTCGGCATGACCAACTTTGAggtcatcttgggcatggactggttgtcttcATATCATGCCATTCTttattgccatgccaagactgttaccttagcgatACCAGAGTTTtctagattggagtggaggggttcatctatcagtgcatctagttgggttatctctttcttgaaggTCCGACACATAGTCGAGGAGG gcatgccactagattgtgatatcgatttcagtattgatttggcGCCAGGTACCcggcctatctctattccaccgtaccgcatgaATCCacaagagttgaaggaacaacatGAGGAGTTGCTGGagaaggggttcgtcaggccgagtgtgtcgccttggggtgcaccagtgttatttgtgaagaagaagaatgggaGTATGTGGATGTTCATTGATTACCgtcagttgaataaagttaccattaagaacaa tatggagaagcatgagcagcatttgagagttatGCTTCAAACCTtgtgggaacagaagctatacgctaagttctctaagtgtgagttctggttagattctgtgacATTCTTGTTGCATGTTGcatcaggtgagggtattaag gaaggggaaactattcaagagatgtacacaaggttcactacattaacaaatgaactaaagtCTCTTAGAAGGAGTATTCCTAAAGAAGATagagttgagaagattttgacaagggttctgcctgttacttgggagagcaaaatcactgccatttag